One Streptococcus sp. S1 DNA window includes the following coding sequences:
- a CDS encoding exodeoxyribonuclease VII small subunit — MSKEKKFEENLADLEAIVQKLESGDVALEEAITEFQKGMKLSKELQDTLDQAEKTLVKVMQADGTEADLA; from the coding sequence ATGTCGAAAGAAAAGAAATTTGAAGAAAATTTAGCAGATTTGGAAGCTATCGTCCAAAAATTGGAGAGTGGTGATGTGGCTTTAGAAGAAGCTATTACAGAATTCCAAAAAGGAATGAAGTTGTCAAAAGAATTGCAAGATACCTTGGATCAAGCAGAGAAAACCTTGGTCAAGGTCATGCAAGCAGATGGTACTGAAGCGGATCTAGCATGA
- a CDS encoding NUDIX hydrolase codes for MTIPSFGEKKQDVTYVNRYGVYAVIPNKDKDQIILVQAPNGAWFLPGGEIEAGEDHLQALKRELIEELGFTAVLGQYYGQADEYFYSSHRDTYYYNPAYIYEVVDYTEAQKPLEDFNNLAWFPVEEAIEKLKRGSHKWGIEQWKNTHKK; via the coding sequence ATGACCATTCCAAGTTTTGGTGAAAAAAAACAAGATGTGACCTACGTCAATCGCTATGGTGTCTACGCTGTTATTCCCAATAAGGACAAGGATCAGATCATCCTCGTTCAAGCTCCAAATGGGGCTTGGTTCTTGCCTGGCGGGGAAATCGAGGCAGGTGAAGATCACTTGCAAGCTCTGAAACGGGAACTGATCGAAGAATTAGGCTTTACCGCTGTTTTAGGGCAATACTATGGCCAAGCAGATGAGTATTTCTATTCCAGTCATCGCGACACCTACTACTACAATCCTGCCTATATTTATGAAGTAGTGGATTATACAGAGGCTCAAAAACCACTGGAAGATTTTAACAATCTTGCTTGGTTTCCTGTAGAGGAAGCTATTGAAAAACTCAAACGTGGCAGTCACAAATGGGGCATTGAACAGTGGAAAAATACCCACAAAAAATAA
- a CDS encoding DUF1797 family protein, protein MESHLVRIINRLETMTKDGGNLKRNFERDGVVVAEVAYNHNEEEGSTFTLRDVKARETYTFDSIDLIAMEIYELLY, encoded by the coding sequence ATGGAATCACATTTAGTACGGATTATTAACCGTTTGGAGACGATGACAAAAGACGGTGGAAACTTAAAACGTAATTTTGAACGTGACGGTGTTGTTGTCGCTGAAGTAGCCTACAACCACAATGAAGAAGAAGGTTCAACCTTTACACTTCGTGATGTTAAAGCGCGTGAAACCTATACATTTGATAGCATTGATTTAATTGCAATGGAAATTTATGAATTACTTTACTAA
- a CDS encoding ATP-dependent Clp protease ATP-binding subunit, producing MLCQNCKINESTIHLYTNVNGRQQQVDLCQNCYKIMKTDPNNSFLKGMTQRSQLTGDPFEDFFNNLGNFQSPQEPQTPPTQPGGSYGGGGYGQNNNRGDGQEPRQARPQKPKGLLEEFGINVTEIARKGDIDPVIGRDEEIIRVIEILNRRTKNNPVLIGEPGVGKTAVVEGLAQKIVDGDVPHKLQGKEVIRLDVVSLVQGTGIRGQFEERMQKLMDEIRQREDVILFIDEIHEIVGAGSAGEGNMDAGNILKPALARGELQLVGATTLNEYRIIEKDAALERRMQPVKVDEPTVEETITILKGIQKKYEDYHHVHYTDGAIEAAAILSNRYIQDRFLPDKAIDLLDEAGSKMNLTLNFVDPKVIDQRLIEAENLKAQATREEDFEKAAYFRDQIAKYKEMQGQHITDQETPVISEKTIEHIVEQKTNIPVGDLKEKEQSQLINLASDLKAHVIGQDDAVDKIAKAIRRNRVGLGSPNRPIGSFLFVGPTGVGKTELSKQLAIELFGSADNMIRFDMSEYMEKHSVAKLVGAPPGYVGYDEAGQLTEKVRRNPYSLVLLDEVEKAHPDVMHMFLQVLDDGRLTDGQGRTVSFKDTIIIMTSNAGTGKAEANVGFGAAREGRTNSVLGELGNFFSPEFMNRFDGIIEFQPLSKENLLQIVTLMLDEVNQRLAQNEIHLDVTEKVKEKLVDLGYDPKMGARPLRRTIQDHIEDAITDYYLEHPSEKQLKAAMTSNGNISIKAVHKTAEKKSES from the coding sequence ATGCTTTGTCAAAATTGTAAAATAAATGAATCAACCATCCATTTATATACAAATGTAAATGGACGTCAGCAGCAAGTAGACCTCTGTCAAAATTGCTATAAAATTATGAAAACAGACCCAAATAACAGCTTCTTGAAAGGCATGACCCAACGGAGTCAACTCACTGGAGATCCTTTTGAAGATTTCTTCAATAACCTTGGAAACTTCCAAAGTCCGCAAGAACCTCAAACCCCTCCAACTCAACCCGGAGGCAGTTATGGAGGTGGTGGCTACGGTCAAAACAATAACCGTGGCGACGGTCAAGAGCCTCGTCAAGCACGCCCTCAAAAGCCAAAAGGACTGTTAGAGGAGTTCGGCATCAATGTTACAGAAATTGCCCGCAAAGGGGATATTGACCCTGTCATTGGCCGTGACGAGGAGATTATCCGTGTCATCGAAATTCTCAACCGTCGAACCAAGAACAACCCGGTTCTGATTGGAGAGCCTGGGGTCGGAAAAACTGCCGTTGTGGAAGGCCTGGCTCAAAAAATCGTCGATGGCGACGTTCCTCATAAATTGCAAGGAAAAGAAGTCATCCGCCTAGACGTTGTGAGCCTCGTTCAGGGTACAGGCATCCGTGGTCAATTCGAAGAACGCATGCAAAAATTAATGGATGAAATTCGTCAACGCGAAGATGTTATCCTGTTCATCGACGAAATCCATGAAATTGTTGGTGCAGGATCTGCTGGTGAGGGCAATATGGACGCTGGAAATATCCTCAAACCAGCCTTGGCGCGCGGTGAACTCCAATTAGTTGGGGCTACTACCCTCAATGAATACCGTATCATTGAAAAAGATGCGGCCTTGGAACGTCGGATGCAGCCCGTTAAGGTCGATGAGCCAACGGTTGAAGAAACCATCACCATCCTCAAGGGCATCCAGAAAAAATACGAAGACTACCACCACGTCCACTATACAGACGGGGCCATCGAAGCGGCAGCTATTCTGTCAAACCGTTACATCCAAGATCGCTTCCTGCCAGACAAGGCCATTGATCTGTTGGATGAAGCGGGATCTAAGATGAACCTGACCCTAAACTTTGTGGATCCAAAAGTGATCGACCAGCGCTTGATTGAAGCTGAAAACCTCAAAGCCCAAGCGACGCGCGAAGAAGACTTTGAAAAAGCAGCCTACTTCCGCGATCAAATCGCGAAATACAAGGAAATGCAAGGTCAACATATCACCGATCAAGAGACCCCTGTCATCAGTGAAAAAACTATTGAACACATCGTTGAACAAAAGACCAATATTCCTGTTGGCGATTTGAAAGAAAAAGAACAGTCTCAATTGATCAATCTGGCTTCTGATTTGAAAGCTCATGTGATTGGTCAAGACGATGCAGTAGATAAAATCGCGAAAGCCATTCGACGCAATCGTGTCGGCTTAGGATCGCCTAACCGTCCAATCGGAAGCTTCCTCTTTGTCGGACCAACTGGTGTCGGAAAGACCGAGTTGTCTAAACAATTAGCGATCGAGCTCTTTGGCTCTGCAGACAATATGATCCGCTTTGATATGAGCGAATACATGGAAAAACATAGCGTAGCGAAACTAGTCGGAGCTCCTCCGGGCTATGTTGGCTACGATGAAGCTGGACAACTAACGGAAAAGGTTCGTCGCAATCCTTACTCCCTCGTGTTATTGGATGAAGTGGAAAAAGCCCATCCAGATGTCATGCACATGTTCTTGCAAGTCTTGGATGATGGCCGTTTGACAGATGGTCAAGGCCGTACCGTCAGCTTCAAAGATACCATTATCATCATGACCTCTAACGCTGGAACTGGCAAAGCTGAGGCCAATGTTGGTTTTGGAGCTGCTCGCGAAGGTCGAACCAACTCTGTACTTGGAGAACTCGGTAACTTCTTTAGCCCTGAATTCATGAACCGTTTTGATGGCATCATTGAATTCCAACCTCTATCAAAAGAAAACCTTCTCCAAATCGTTACCCTCATGCTGGATGAAGTCAATCAACGTCTCGCACAAAATGAGATTCATCTGGATGTGACAGAGAAGGTCAAAGAAAAATTGGTCGATCTGGGTTACGATCCAAAAATGGGGGCCCGCCCACTCCGTCGTACCATCCAAGACCATATCGAAGATGCCATTACCGATTATTACCTGGAACATCCAAGTGAGAAACAACTCAAAGCCGCCATGACCAGCAATGGGAATATTAGCATCAAAGCTGTTCACAAGACGGCTGAAAAGAAGTCAGAATCATAA
- a CDS encoding NAD(P)H-hydrate dehydratase has product MRRVEKEEIQRVIVQREAKSYKGDFGRLLLIGGTYPYGGAIIMAALAAVHSGAGLVTVATNPDNLTALHSHLPEAMGFDLADHELLCEQLQKASVILVGPGLKEVRENQAILHMIFEQVSSQQVLILDGGAISLFASSQFDLPEAQLVFTPHQKEWEKLSGLELASQIEDKSRRAVQNFPKGTVIVEKGPHTRIWTSGQEEGYQLDVGGPYQATGGMGDTLAGMIAGFAGQFPQVSLYERVVVATYLHSAIAEDLSKEDYVVLPTTISKEIPKWMKKWSDKDQVTSTENRK; this is encoded by the coding sequence ATGAGAAGAGTTGAGAAAGAAGAGATCCAGCGAGTCATTGTGCAGCGAGAGGCAAAGTCTTATAAGGGTGATTTTGGCCGTCTGCTCTTGATTGGCGGGACTTACCCCTATGGGGGAGCTATTATTATGGCGGCGCTTGCTGCGGTTCATAGTGGAGCGGGTCTAGTCACTGTTGCAACAAATCCTGATAATCTGACAGCCCTTCATAGCCATCTTCCTGAAGCCATGGGCTTTGATTTGGCAGATCACGAACTCCTTTGTGAGCAGCTCCAAAAAGCCAGCGTGATTCTCGTAGGACCTGGCTTAAAGGAAGTAAGAGAAAACCAAGCAATCTTGCACATGATTTTTGAGCAAGTCTCTAGCCAGCAGGTCTTGATTTTGGATGGAGGAGCTATTAGTCTTTTTGCAAGCTCTCAGTTTGACCTGCCAGAGGCTCAGTTGGTCTTTACCCCTCATCAAAAAGAATGGGAAAAACTGTCAGGGCTTGAGCTAGCAAGCCAGATTGAAGACAAGAGTCGAAGAGCAGTACAGAACTTTCCTAAAGGGACTGTCATTGTAGAAAAAGGGCCTCACACCCGCATTTGGACAAGTGGGCAAGAAGAGGGCTATCAGCTAGATGTTGGTGGCCCCTATCAAGCAACAGGGGGCATGGGGGATACCTTGGCAGGGATGATCGCAGGATTTGCGGGTCAATTCCCACAGGTCAGTCTCTATGAGCGCGTGGTGGTTGCGACCTATCTCCATTCAGCCATAGCAGAAGACTTGAGCAAGGAGGATTATGTGGTTCTACCCACGACTATCAGCAAAGAAATCCCCAAATGGATGAAAAAGTGGAGTGACAAAGATCAGGTTACCAGCACTGAAAATAGAAAATAG
- a CDS encoding bifunctional methylenetetrahydrofolate dehydrogenase/methenyltetrahydrofolate cyclohydrolase, translating into MTTIIDGKALATKLQGEIAKKTARLKEETGVVPGLVVIVVGDNPASKIYVRNKERSAIAAGFRSEVRRLPESISQSELLEVIEHYNQDPLWHGILVQLPLPKHIDADAVLLAIDPTKDVDGFHPLNMGRLWAGNPLMVPSTPAGIMEMFKEYGIDLEGKRAVVIGRSNIVGKPMAQLLLAKNATVTLTHSRTHHLPKIARRADILVVAIGRAKFVTADFVKEGAVVIDVGMNRDENGKLCGDVDFDSVAPLASHITPVPGGVGPMTVTMLMEQTYEAAVRALKK; encoded by the coding sequence ATGACGACAATCATTGATGGGAAGGCGCTCGCTACAAAATTACAGGGTGAGATTGCGAAGAAAACAGCACGATTAAAAGAAGAGACAGGAGTTGTGCCTGGCCTCGTTGTAATCGTGGTAGGAGATAATCCAGCTAGCAAAATCTATGTAAGAAATAAAGAGCGTTCTGCTATTGCGGCAGGCTTTCGGAGTGAAGTGAGACGACTTCCTGAAAGCATCAGCCAATCTGAGTTATTAGAAGTGATCGAACACTACAATCAAGATCCCCTTTGGCATGGGATTTTGGTGCAGTTGCCACTGCCTAAGCATATCGATGCGGATGCAGTCCTTTTAGCCATTGATCCGACAAAAGATGTGGATGGCTTTCATCCATTGAATATGGGACGCTTATGGGCTGGAAATCCTCTCATGGTGCCATCGACTCCTGCTGGGATCATGGAGATGTTCAAAGAGTACGGGATTGATCTAGAAGGGAAGCGAGCAGTCGTGATTGGTCGTTCCAATATCGTTGGAAAACCAATGGCGCAGTTGCTCCTTGCTAAAAATGCGACGGTAACCTTGACCCATTCCCGGACCCATCATCTGCCTAAAATTGCTAGAAGAGCAGATATCTTGGTTGTTGCGATCGGTCGTGCGAAATTTGTAACAGCAGACTTCGTGAAAGAAGGTGCCGTCGTCATTGACGTCGGAATGAATCGTGATGAGAATGGCAAATTGTGTGGGGATGTCGATTTTGACTCCGTTGCCCCTTTGGCCAGTCATATTACCCCGGTACCAGGAGGAGTTGGTCCTATGACCGTCACCATGCTGATGGAGCAGACCTACGAAGCAGCTGTTCGTGCCTTAAAAAAATGA
- the xseA gene encoding exodeoxyribonuclease VII large subunit has protein sequence MSNYLSVSSLTKYLKLKFDKDPYLERVYLTGQVSNFRKRPNHQYFSLKDEKAVIQATVWAGVYRSFGFELEEGMKINVIGRIQLYEPSGSYSIVIEKAEPDGVGALAIQFEQLKKKLTEEGLFQDRWKQALPQFPRKIGVITSQSGAVIRDIITTVSRRFPGVEIVLYPTKVQGEGASSEVVANIQRANQRDDLDVLIIGRGGGSIEDLWAFNEEAVVRAIFESRIPIISSVGHETDTTLADFVADRRAATPTAAAELATPVTKLDLLSHLQKQENRMATAMSNRLAYNRERLAKLSQSVIFRQPERLYDGYLQKIDQLQLRLKQGMRDAYGQGANQLQGLRHRLEAMSPLHRIERYQDRLLQNKRILTSRMEQVLKEQKIKVKGLSEALLMLDTSRIIARGYAMVKEGDQVLDSVAKVTEGDPLSLIMRDGQLEVEVKHVERKEI, from the coding sequence ATGTCCAACTATTTATCCGTATCAAGTTTGACCAAATATTTGAAATTAAAATTTGATAAGGATCCCTATTTGGAAAGGGTTTATCTGACAGGGCAGGTCTCCAATTTCCGAAAACGTCCCAACCACCAGTATTTTTCATTAAAGGATGAAAAAGCGGTCATTCAGGCAACGGTCTGGGCTGGGGTTTATCGAAGCTTTGGTTTTGAGCTAGAAGAAGGCATGAAGATCAACGTCATCGGTCGCATTCAGCTCTATGAGCCAAGTGGGAGTTATTCCATTGTCATTGAAAAGGCTGAGCCAGATGGGGTAGGGGCCTTGGCCATCCAATTTGAGCAACTCAAGAAAAAGTTGACCGAAGAAGGGCTCTTTCAGGATCGGTGGAAGCAAGCTCTGCCACAATTTCCTAGAAAGATCGGGGTCATCACCAGTCAAAGTGGGGCCGTGATTCGCGATATTATCACAACGGTGAGCCGACGCTTCCCTGGTGTAGAGATTGTGCTCTACCCGACCAAGGTTCAGGGTGAAGGAGCATCTAGTGAGGTGGTTGCTAATATTCAAAGAGCCAACCAACGGGATGATTTGGATGTCTTGATTATCGGTCGTGGGGGTGGTTCAATTGAAGATCTCTGGGCCTTTAATGAAGAAGCAGTGGTGCGAGCCATTTTTGAATCGCGGATTCCGATTATCTCCAGTGTTGGACATGAGACAGATACGACTCTAGCCGATTTTGTAGCAGATCGACGAGCTGCTACTCCGACAGCAGCTGCTGAATTGGCTACTCCAGTAACGAAGTTGGATCTCTTGTCGCATTTACAAAAGCAGGAAAATCGCATGGCAACAGCCATGTCCAATCGCTTGGCCTATAATCGTGAACGCTTGGCCAAATTAAGTCAATCGGTTATTTTTAGACAGCCTGAAAGACTCTATGATGGCTACCTGCAAAAGATTGACCAGTTGCAATTGCGATTGAAACAAGGGATGCGCGATGCTTATGGGCAAGGGGCCAATCAGCTGCAAGGTCTGCGTCATCGCCTAGAAGCTATGTCTCCTTTGCATCGCATCGAGCGCTACCAAGATCGCCTGCTCCAAAATAAGAGAATCTTAACCAGCCGAATGGAACAAGTCCTAAAAGAGCAAAAGATCAAGGTGAAAGGCTTATCAGAAGCCCTCTTGATGCTCGATACCAGTCGGATTATTGCGCGTGGCTATGCCATGGTCAAGGAAGGAGATCAGGTTCTAGACTCGGTTGCGAAAGTAACAGAAGGGGACCCGCTGTCACTCATCATGAGAGATGGTCAGTTAGAAGTAGAGGTAAAACATGTCGAAAGAAAAGAAATTTGA
- a CDS encoding glycoside hydrolase family 32 protein produces the protein MKESIRKANQYINENREKVDQQYRGAFHLLPPIGWMNDPNGFVYFRGEYHLFYQFYPYDSVWGPMHWGHAKSKDLLHWEELPVAIAPSESYDKDGCFSGSAIVKDDKLYLLYTGHVDDEEKREETQCLAVSTDGITFEKLPTNPVIHAQHIEGIADIADFRDPKVFEYEGSYYAVVASKTPDDSGQILLFASSNLVDWDFTSVLLEGEKGQGIMWECPDFFPLDGKWVLILSPIEMERQQEKYWNLNSTVAFIGDMNWETGRFHVDSYDELDGGLDFYAPQTSQGPNGERYMVAWMQMWHRSIPSHDLAHGWAGSMTLPRKLSLKDGRLVQELPESVKEHFLVEHASETIVQGNQITIPARGKQTLFELDTKPGRSFILGYGDETDPDSVLQLVYDASQKRFSLSRDQFGHPISGKENPAFQSRWIQLDAEKDHHFLIIRDTNSIEVFVDGKTLSMTFYETTENPVYTLTADEGVDWVVKTYQK, from the coding sequence ATGAAGGAAAGCATTCGGAAAGCAAATCAGTATATCAATGAAAACAGGGAGAAGGTTGACCAGCAATATAGAGGGGCATTTCATTTGCTGCCTCCAATCGGCTGGATGAACGATCCAAATGGTTTTGTTTATTTCCGTGGGGAATACCATTTGTTTTACCAATTCTATCCCTATGATAGTGTTTGGGGTCCCATGCATTGGGGGCATGCCAAATCAAAAGATCTTCTCCATTGGGAAGAATTACCAGTAGCTATAGCACCAAGTGAAAGCTATGATAAGGATGGTTGTTTCTCAGGTAGTGCTATTGTGAAAGATGACAAGCTCTATTTGCTGTATACTGGTCATGTAGACGATGAGGAAAAGCGCGAGGAGACTCAGTGTCTTGCGGTGTCGACAGATGGCATTACCTTTGAAAAGTTGCCTACTAATCCAGTGATCCATGCTCAACATATTGAGGGGATCGCAGATATTGCAGATTTTCGTGATCCTAAAGTATTTGAATACGAAGGAAGCTATTACGCTGTCGTTGCTTCTAAGACGCCAGATGACAGTGGTCAAATTCTCCTATTTGCATCAAGTAATCTAGTAGATTGGGACTTTACATCAGTCCTTCTAGAAGGTGAAAAAGGGCAAGGGATTATGTGGGAGTGTCCTGATTTCTTCCCTTTAGATGGCAAATGGGTCTTGATTCTGTCTCCCATTGAAATGGAAAGGCAGCAAGAAAAATACTGGAATTTAAATTCGACGGTTGCCTTTATCGGTGACATGAATTGGGAAACAGGGCGCTTTCATGTCGATTCTTATGATGAATTGGATGGTGGTTTGGATTTCTATGCCCCTCAAACTAGTCAAGGACCAAATGGCGAACGATACATGGTTGCCTGGATGCAAATGTGGCACCGGTCTATCCCCAGTCATGATTTAGCCCATGGGTGGGCAGGTAGTATGACTCTTCCAAGAAAATTGTCCTTGAAAGACGGACGATTGGTTCAGGAGTTACCTGAGTCAGTGAAAGAACACTTTCTTGTAGAACATGCATCAGAAACCATTGTTCAGGGCAATCAGATTACGATCCCAGCGAGAGGGAAACAAACCTTGTTTGAGCTAGATACCAAACCGGGTCGCTCCTTTATCCTTGGATATGGCGATGAAACCGATCCTGATAGTGTCTTGCAATTGGTTTACGACGCCTCTCAAAAACGCTTTAGCTTAAGTCGAGACCAATTTGGGCACCCCATTTCTGGAAAAGAAAATCCAGCATTTCAATCGAGATGGATTCAGTTGGATGCTGAAAAGGATCATCATTTTTTGATCATTCGCGATACCAACTCAATCGAAGTATTCGTGGATGGTAAAACTCTCTCGATGACCTTTTATGAAACGACTGAGAATCCTGTCTATACCCTCACGGCAGATGAAGGAGTTGATTGGGTCGTAAAAACCTATCAAAAATAG
- a CDS encoding arginine repressor — protein sequence MKSKNIRLEKIRRFIRDHEVGTQEEIVEHLKEEGISATQATVSRDIKELGIVKRPLKDMTYVYELPRKHHQGIGMIESNILSHRRMGEYVNFTMVPGTAPLVKRRLREIYKDHIFSIVADDDTILLIAYSAPEAENILKSIFGW from the coding sequence ATGAAGAGTAAGAATATTAGATTAGAAAAAATTCGCCGCTTCATTCGCGATCATGAAGTGGGGACCCAAGAAGAGATCGTCGAGCATTTGAAAGAAGAAGGCATCTCAGCAACCCAAGCTACAGTATCACGGGATATCAAAGAATTGGGTATCGTAAAACGTCCTCTGAAAGATATGACTTATGTCTATGAATTGCCACGCAAGCACCACCAAGGGATCGGGATGATCGAAAGCAATATTTTGTCTCATCGTCGCATGGGAGAATATGTCAATTTCACCATGGTTCCAGGGACAGCTCCTTTAGTTAAACGGCGCTTGCGGGAGATTTATAAGGATCATATCTTTAGTATTGTCGCAGATGATGATACAATCTTGCTGATCGCCTATTCAGCTCCAGAAGCAGAGAATATCCTCAAATCAATCTTTGGGTGGTAA
- a CDS encoding polyprenyl synthetase family protein, with protein sequence MRQEEKRNRVEQAVRSFYEEKSVAPHLVESVLYSIQAGGKRLRPLLLLKLLEAFGQELTEAHFQVAGALEMIHTGSLIHDDLPAMDNDDYRRGQLTNHKKFGEDLAILAGDALFLDPFGMIAASALPDAVKVSLILELSDASGSRGMVAGQVLDMEGEHKQLTLAELQTIHANKTGRLLAYPFIAAGLILELQADIAQLLEKIGKKLGLAFQVRDDILDLVADFEALGKTPQKDLVAEKSTYPALLGLEESKALLTRELDACEDLLDQITAACDFDPQAIKKLIEGLRIDG encoded by the coding sequence ATGAGACAAGAAGAAAAACGAAATAGAGTAGAGCAAGCAGTTCGCTCTTTTTATGAGGAAAAATCTGTTGCCCCCCATTTAGTGGAGTCGGTCCTTTATTCGATCCAGGCAGGAGGAAAACGCCTGCGCCCCTTGCTTCTTCTAAAATTGTTAGAGGCCTTTGGACAGGAATTGACGGAGGCTCACTTTCAAGTGGCAGGGGCTTTAGAGATGATCCACACAGGAAGCCTTATTCACGATGATTTGCCAGCCATGGACAATGATGATTACCGTCGGGGGCAATTGACCAATCATAAGAAATTCGGAGAAGACCTGGCGATTTTAGCAGGGGATGCGCTTTTTCTCGATCCCTTTGGGATGATAGCTGCGAGTGCCCTTCCAGATGCGGTCAAGGTCTCTTTGATTCTTGAATTGTCAGATGCTTCCGGTAGTCGTGGAATGGTAGCTGGCCAAGTCCTTGATATGGAAGGGGAGCACAAACAGCTCACACTAGCAGAGTTGCAGACTATCCATGCCAATAAGACAGGACGCCTCCTTGCCTATCCTTTCATCGCAGCTGGTTTGATTTTAGAGTTGCAAGCAGACATTGCTCAGCTTTTAGAAAAAATCGGGAAAAAATTAGGCCTGGCTTTTCAAGTGAGGGATGATATTTTGGATTTGGTCGCTGATTTTGAGGCTTTGGGGAAGACCCCTCAAAAGGACTTAGTGGCTGAAAAATCGACCTATCCAGCCCTGTTGGGATTGGAAGAATCAAAAGCTTTGCTGACAAGAGAATTAGATGCTTGCGAGGACTTGTTGGATCAGATTACAGCCGCTTGCGACTTTGATCCGCAAGCGATCAAGAAATTAATAGAAGGATTACGAATAGATGGCTAA
- a CDS encoding HAD-IIB family hydrolase: protein MKFVFDLDGTLSFDGVTIDDEIKQVLLRAEEFGHEVAFASARSYRDCLDLLGDPLSQQLVIGLNGGLAYRQGQLVYEEQLDKDVYREVLGFCHHYNLPFFVDDTFDYSGQILEKIPFVVNVDPLKKAQYRSLEELTDPIKVVIYMGGHEELVDEIIERIEKTDKAHIRYHAHEKCIYLNPADTHKATTVEELCGENFVAFGNDQNDIELFEKALYAVQIGDFPALQPYADDQLVAKQNQPQAVAAKILQVFAEFRGK, encoded by the coding sequence ATGAAGTTTGTATTTGATTTAGATGGAACTCTGTCATTCGATGGTGTCACAATCGATGATGAAATCAAACAGGTCTTATTGAGAGCAGAAGAATTTGGCCATGAAGTTGCCTTTGCTTCTGCACGTTCTTACCGGGACTGCTTGGACCTTTTAGGGGATCCATTGAGTCAACAACTCGTGATAGGCTTAAATGGTGGATTGGCCTATCGTCAGGGACAATTAGTATATGAGGAACAATTGGACAAGGATGTGTATCGGGAAGTCCTTGGCTTTTGTCACCATTACAATCTACCATTTTTTGTGGATGATACCTTTGATTATAGCGGACAGATTTTGGAAAAGATTCCTTTTGTTGTTAATGTAGACCCTCTCAAGAAAGCCCAGTATCGTTCGTTAGAGGAGCTGACAGATCCGATTAAGGTTGTGATCTATATGGGTGGCCATGAGGAGCTCGTGGATGAGATCATCGAGCGAATCGAAAAGACAGACAAGGCCCATATCCGCTATCATGCGCATGAAAAATGCATCTATCTCAATCCAGCAGATACGCATAAAGCAACAACCGTAGAAGAACTCTGTGGAGAGAATTTCGTGGCTTTTGGCAATGATCAAAATGATATCGAGCTCTTTGAAAAAGCTCTTTATGCAGTTCAGATTGGTGATTTTCCAGCCCTTCAGCCTTATGCGGATGATCAATTGGTAGCCAAACAAAATCAACCACAAGCTGTGGCTGCTAAGATCTTGCAAGTCTTTGCAGAATTCAGAGGAAAATAA
- a CDS encoding TlyA family RNA methyltransferase has translation MAKERVDVLAYKQGLFDTREQAKRGVMAGLVVAVINGERFDKPGEKIDEATELKLKGEKLKYVSRGGLKLEKALNQFGLSVEGKIAIDIGASTGGFTDVMLQNGASQVFSVDVGTNQLAWKLRNDPRVVSMEQFNFRYAEPDDFEATPSFASIDVSFISLDLILPALHRILAENGQVVALVKPQFEAGREQIGKNGIIKDPKIHFAVLEKVAAFAGTHGFAVMGVDYSPIQGGHGNIEFLMYLEKKEEKTKPTTEQLEAVVELAHKEFKHEE, from the coding sequence ATGGCTAAGGAAAGAGTGGATGTATTAGCCTATAAACAAGGCCTATTTGATACCCGCGAACAAGCCAAAAGAGGGGTAATGGCAGGTCTTGTCGTTGCCGTTATCAATGGTGAGCGCTTCGATAAACCGGGTGAAAAAATTGATGAAGCAACCGAGTTGAAATTAAAGGGCGAAAAGCTCAAATATGTCAGCCGGGGCGGTCTTAAATTAGAAAAAGCCCTGAACCAATTTGGTTTATCTGTAGAGGGTAAAATTGCGATTGATATTGGAGCTTCTACAGGTGGCTTTACAGATGTCATGCTGCAAAATGGAGCCAGCCAGGTCTTTTCGGTGGATGTCGGGACCAATCAGTTGGCCTGGAAATTGCGCAATGATCCTCGGGTGGTCTCGATGGAGCAGTTCAATTTCCGCTATGCCGAGCCAGATGATTTTGAAGCGACACCGAGCTTTGCGAGCATCGATGTCAGCTTTATTTCCTTAGACTTGATTCTGCCAGCCCTTCACCGGATTTTGGCAGAAAATGGACAAGTCGTAGCCTTGGTGAAACCTCAGTTTGAGGCAGGACGCGAACAGATCGGGAAAAATGGGATCATTAAGGATCCTAAGATTCATTTCGCCGTTCTTGAAAAGGTCGCTGCTTTTGCAGGGACACATGGCTTTGCGGTAATGGGAGTGGATTATTCCCCTATCCAAGGAGGCCATGGCAACATCGAATTTTTGATGTATCTAGAAAAAAAAGAAGAGAAAACAAAGCCAACTACAGAGCAGCTGGAGGCTGTTGTGGAGCTGGCACACAAGGAATTTAAACATGAAGAGTAA